DNA from Chelonia mydas isolate rCheMyd1 chromosome 3, rCheMyd1.pri.v2, whole genome shotgun sequence:
GGGCTGACGGGGAAGCTGGTGATGGTGAAGCTGAAGTTGGGGATGGAGTACAAGGGCTACCTGGTGTCCGTCGACGGCTACATGAAGATGCAGCTTGCAACCACAGAAGAATACGTAGATGGTGCATTGTCAGGACACCTTGGTGAAGTTTTGATAAGATGTAACAATGTCTTGAACATCGGAGGAGTAGAAGAAGAAGATGGAGAAATGAGAGAATAAGTTTGtatatttctggaaaataaagatcagtttttcacaaaaaagaaaaaaggtaactCTCCAGTGCGCTAATAAAATCAAAGcagttaagaaattcctttgttaAGCCTGCTATTCTTGCTTTCTTGCCATGTTGTCCCTGAAGAGGTTGAACTAGGACCTCCGAGTGCccacaacctagatggaactccAAGGGAGCATGTGTAAGCGACAGGGGCCCAGGAGAGCTCAGACACTGGTTTCATGGGGTAGAGTGCAGCATGGCCGCTAGGTCTGCTTTCTTCTGATCAACAGCTGACCGTGCACGCTGCTGACTCTGCACACAGCTCTTCTACCTGTCTCTTGGTGAGCTCAGCATCTGCTTCTTTGCTCctcctgcttttgctgctgcttacTCATCTTTATGCTTTTCTTTGTTCTATTTCCTTTatccaaaataaacagaaaacaacaaacctTTTCTGACAGTTTCCAGCCTTTTCCCTCCAGATCACTTCAAAATCTAGTTTACCAGTGTGTGCTTTAAGTGGGAACTTGAGTCAACCAGCAAGCATGTGTAAATCGTGTTGACTATGCTACTGTGATGCTCTCCTCAGTGAATCCAGAGCCCTAagccactgtatgcatccgatgaagtgagctgtagctcacaaaagcttatgctcaaataaattggttagtctctacggtgccacaagtactccttttctttttgggaatacagactaacacggctgttactctgaaacctaagccaCTGTGTTACCCTTCTGCCTCAGTAAGTgggagctttgctgctgctagaCTGTGTCAGCTCCTTGAAACTCCAATCTGTTTGCCTTGGAACAAACTCCTTGAGACTCTGCCGATCttcactttgccttgcaggtaacaaccagtgaaccccagttcccgAGTTCCCCACAGACATCTCTCAGCAGTGTCCCTGCCTCTAAAGAAAAGACCACACACCAGTCAATTAGTTTCACTGAGGACTcaaatttaatattaatataacagcactgagatggttttctaataaaacaaaaataagttcgTTGATGTAGAACTGAGGTTTAAGTGATACCAGGCAAGACTATAAGAGATAGATAAgtattcaaaaaaacaaaaataacacactttctagtgcCTAAAACTTAATTCTAGCAAGCTATATCTTTTCCTAAAAGTTTCTCACTAATAGCAAGCTATCAGCAGTTCCTgcccttgatttttttcagtcaacGGTCACATTTTACAGTCCAGACTATATCCCATAATAAAGTGCAGGAAACTTTGTCCACCCCAGTTTTTAGCtagtttgtgccttttcctcattATTCAGAGCCTCACCCAGGTTACAAATTAGCCGATGCCCAACAGTAAGTCTCTTAGTTAACAGTTTTCACAGATCCCATGAAAGAGTTGATGTTTACATCTTTTGGAACACAAATCTGCATCATTAACAAGCCAGGAAGACTCAAACCCCATTTGGATTATTTCTATAATTACGTGGAGAGTCACAGGATATGCTCGTCTCTTGATGAATTTAGTCTTTTCTATATCAAAGAGACTTGTTCAGTAGTAAAGATCAAAGACACGTTGTCTGTTACTCTGCAAGCTAAGTTGAACAATTAAAGAGAGTCTGGTTTGATATTTGTGTGAAACCATACTACTGcatgttaatttctttttcttcttcttctatttCCTATTGGTTTTTTTTAGTTCCAGAAGTGTAGGAGAGCTGACACAAGAAACCACTATTACTTTGAAGCTTTTGCACTCTTATGTGAAATCTGACTTTTTAGAGGTTGACTATACATTCTAAATGCATatttatagatatttttaaaatagattgttGACTCCGATGGACTATCACAATTCAAAAACCTGGAGCAGGTTCTCAACTACACGGGGAGTTGGATTTAGCTGAAAAAAGAGGATCCCCAAGGAGTTGTTTGGCTCCCCAATCCTGGGTCTAATTTTGTACTGTGTTTGGATCCTAGAGTAGCTTCGAGCAGCTCCAGGGCCACTCTAAACTTAACTAGCTGCCAGTGATCTCTAAGGGCTGTTCTAGTTGCCAGGGTTCATCAGAATATAGGGACTTTTGCCTTTCAGAGTCACATGTCTGTCCATGCTGGTCATTGTTAATGATACCACTGAATTTCTAACAATTGCTGCCAAAAAAGGAAACTCGAACCAGCCTTGTGCCGATGAGTTCAGTGGGAACAGGTGTAAgtccataaaacaaaacaatttagcaAAAGAGTGACATAAAACATCTCTCAGTGATGCCACTAGCTTAATATAATTTATAGATCTAACAAAtcagctaagggcttgtcttcactaccgcgCTATGTAGCGCCACTGCAATTttagcacgtctggtgaagatgcattatgtcgacgggagagtaCTGTTCTGTCGacgtaattactccacctcaactagaggcagaagctatgttggtgggagagtgtctttaagtcagtataacttatgtcgttCACGGGGGTGGTATTTTCACACACCTGTGCGAcataacttacattgacttagaccttgtctacattaTTGCTTAAGTGCAATATCTTTCCCCCCAACATATTTCTTAAGAGGGCGTGTGTTCCTCCTCACATTTAAGGGACAAAAATATTCATGATGTCTGTGAATTTTTATAAAATTTGTTATGCTttcagagaggaaggctggcccAGTGGTTAAGATGCTACCCTGTGATTTAGGAatgctgggttcaattccctgctctgccacaaacttcttatgtgaccttggtcaattcacttagtctctctgtgcctcagttccccatctgtaaaaacagGGATGAtaacatttccctacctcacaggggtgttgaggataaatacattaaagatagtGAGGCTACTATGGTGAAGGGGAGGagcatataagtacctaagatggGGTGGGATTTTAAAAGATCCTAAGTCCATGTTTACGTTACAGCAGCATGGCTATGAGTTGCTGTAGTATAGACACTTCATACATTGACAGAAAAGGCTTTTCCATccctgtagttaatccatctctccaagaattcttcctttgacccAGCTGGTTGTGGTTAGGTTGAGCTAACTACATCACatagggcatgacatttttcacagctttgAGTGAAATAGCTAGGTCGATCTAATTTGTAGGTATAGGCTAGATCTTAGTGACTTAGGAGAACAAAgttcactgaaagtcagtgacaCATCTGCTCCTATatcactcaggtgcttttgaaaatccatctGTTTAAATCT
Protein-coding regions in this window:
- the LOC102939940 gene encoding small nuclear ribonucleoprotein F, translating into LLLPCARPHYHELALNPKPFLKGLTGKLVMVKLKLGMEYKGYLVSVDGYMKMQLATTEEYVDGALSGHLGEVLIRCNNVLNIGGVEEEDGEMRE